The sequence below is a genomic window from Sparus aurata chromosome 6, fSpaAur1.1, whole genome shotgun sequence.
AGATCCCGCTACCGTCGCAGCTGAAGGGTAAATACCTTTATGTTCCACTTCTTATCAGTTTAACAGGAGTGATTTGGAGAATATGGTCAGAATATGAAGGTATCTACAAAAAACAGCTGCTCTCTGCTCGCCAcccttggctgtagctagctactgttagctaattggccaattcttacatatggcacctttttatatgtgtttatttactcaTCTCTTGTTGTATTTTGCAggataaaacataaataaatatataaatacaagaATTATTCATTAATAAAACGGTGACATACAGAAGCAAGCTGAAACAGAAATATTAGttcatgttacatttaaaagaaaataatatctacatttattattaatatcgCTTCTGGTTcatttaatgataattatttttgattttggcagttttaATCCTCCATACCAAACCAGAAGTGAGTATGGAAAGGCAAAACAAGAAGATGATGGGTTGAGTTTTTCGTTTAAGTTGAGTTTGAGTGAAGTTTGTTTTACGACGAGTCAACAAGGCAGTCAAGTTCGTCTTAGTTCGGTTGGGGGACAAAAAGGGGCcttggctagctggttagcatgctaacttctgtagacGTCTCCGTAAGACAGCACAAAGATATCTTTGACAAAACACTTTTTCACACTTTATTGAtacttgtagtttttttttttatgttttaattctggccatatcttacaaaatGCCCCTTCAACATGACACCTGCATATATACATgagtaaataaaaagaatatatatatgaCGCAGTAAAGGAGACAGTGGAAGTAAGTGAGAGGGAAAGTTACCTGTGGATTTCCTGCAGGGCAAATGCCTTAAAGCATGCTGCTGACACTGACATGCCACGAAGTCAAGATGGCAAAACCGAGAGGAATATATTTCCGACCGCACCTCGGTCGGCTGAGATATCGAGGATGAGTGTGGagtcgggaaaaaaaaaaaaactagcgGGAGATGGAGGTTAAGCCGAGGCCAGTTACAGTCACACACCTCTGTAATTCACTTTTTGCACGGAGATGTGGAAACTGcagggagggagaagaagaaaactaaAATCCCCACCGCAGACAGGAAAAGTCTGCCTCATTTTAGAGGAGACTGATGCATGAGACGCTGCACATGACACACACATCGACATGTGACCTCGATGACACCCAGAATGACACACACATCATTGCATTTGCTGTGCTCCATCTGTGCTGTCATACCGGTTCAACAATCTTCTGTTGGGTGGGGAGGGGATCGGACCCGGGCAGTCATCCATTATCAGCtcccagaaaaaaagaaaatgttttatgcaGAGAATggatactaaaaaaaaaaagcaattccacaaaaaaaaaaaaagacactctcAGCATACTTATCGCTTTAACAGCCAAAGAACAGACAACAACGGACGGTACAAATCCTGAAAAGTAACATACCATTCGCTCTGTTTTCTCACTGAAGCCGTCCGTGACACTTAAACGAAACAAATTCATTACgatgatgttgttgttgcatgtcCTTTCCCCGGCCCTGACTGATAGCAGTGAGTCCTCCATGTCTGTGCAGCCGCTGTCTATCAGAGGGGGCTCACCTTGAAGCAGCTGACAGCTCCTCGCCGCTGAGAAAAACGTTATGTACAGTTTCTAGACAGATGAAGCCACACACCATCCTGGGGGCTTGTTATGGTTGATTTAAGGCGAAGAGAGTggacaggagggagaggggggacagGGGGGTGGGAATCAAACGACATGGTGTTCATGAAGGCATCTCATTGTGGCTGGACGTCGTGTCTGTGGGAACCCTCTGCCTGCCCGGGCGGCCGGTCCTGACAGAGCTCTCCCCCGAGTCGAGGATCAGCGGGCGGTTGTTCTTGTCTCTGTCCTGGTCTGTCACACAGGGCTGGTTGTTACTGCCGAGACAAAATAAATGAGGTGCTTCACTCAAGAATTCGACACGGGAAAGcatgtttaataaatgttttctatttGAATGGCAGCTACAACAGGACCTCGGCCTGTTATGTTGGAAACATCCAGGCTTTTCATCATCATACATTTTAGATGACTGGGCGACGTTTTtgactgattcttttttttgtgtatttcacaTAAAAATATCCATCACATGAAACATAAATTCTGGCCTCCGTGCATTGACTTTCCATTGATTATCacattgattttttaaaattttttttacatcttattAATCACCTTCAAGGCTTTCCGTGACCAGGCACTTAATTATATCAGGAAACAGCTAACGACTTATGATCCTTGACTCCCTCTAAGATCCGCTGATGTTGGTTTTCTCATCTTTCCCAGAGACCGACTGGTGACTGAGGGTATCAATACTGATATCAGgaagtaaaacaacatttcaatATTGATAGATTGGTTGATATTCACATATTTTTGGCAACGATTTGTGACAAAGATGTGTACCAGGGGaaagatattttacagttaaacaTAAACTTGTTTCAGtaagatgaagatgaagtttTGATGTCGGCCCACATTGGACAACATTTAAGCCAATCAACTTCGATATGTCAGTCGCTAAATCTACCACTGCTTTTAAATCTTCGtcttcattatcatcatcatcatatcgCCTGGTCCTGAGCTCTTCTTGTGTCTACCTGTGGCTTCCCGAGCTCCTAATGTCTCCTTagtttatttactttttcaCTCACTGCTTTAAGTTTTTATTGCCTCAGTTTTGGCCGACTTGCCTCTCTGGATTTCTGGATTTAGTATTTAGTATTTTCAGTTCTCACAAAAGCTCTCCCGCCTCCGTATCTGAATTCGTGTCCTCACCGTTTTGCAACTGTGACATCCGTGACTGAACAGTTAACGTAAGACTTTTTATATATACGTATAAAAACGACAGCTGTATGTGACAGTATGTGTCAATACCTGTCTTGAGTGTCTTTAGCGATTGTGCTGTCTTCATAGATTTTCAGCATTGTCTCTGTGCGGTCGTCTTTGTGCTCTTTGGGCTCCTGAAACCTAGaaaatgcagttttggatgttattctgtattttttttctttctagaAAACAAAtctcacacagagaacaaagCCAACAACGTGTTAGTCGATCTCTCAGTAATTATCTTCTCCACAATCTTTTGCACTCAGCTCCAAACCAACTGGTTCCTACTGAAGATGTCAGCTTTTGAAATTGGGTCATgaatatttagttttatttgtagaaaaaatcttaaaacagCCTCTCACTGTAGATGTTGTTGGGGACTACTTTCAGCTGCGGATTAATACAAATTTGCTGCTCCAGTGAGTATTTACTGCAGCAGAACGGCGTTTGTGGAGCTGAGTTAAGATAAATCACAGTGCCCGTGTTCATGTTAATGAAGGAACGCATCCTCCAGTGCAACAATGAGGCTCACGGATGTGTTTTATCGTAATAGTTTTTTGACACAAGGgaataaacacagagaatactaaataaataactgttggTCTTCGTCTCTTTATGGCGTTTGTTGACTGAAGGCTTTGAAAATAATCCGATGGATCCTTTCTCTCTAGTTTGGTCAGGTTAAGAAAACAAAGCCGAACTAACTTTGTTTCGTGAAGCTGCACATCTGCAAAAATTCactaaatgattaaaataacagttttgttgtCTCTCTCAGGACCATACATACACTCCCACGCTTCATTAAGTGGTACTTCATGTCAAAGCTACTTCAGACAACAAGAGCTCCATTTCAACCAATATGGCAGCATATGGACAACATGTGCAGAGCTGATTACAACACCTGGGCTCAAGCCTCTCTTTGACTTTGGCTATGGACAGGATGTAGGGGCTGATCTGTCGGGCGATCGTGGTGAGGTAAGAGTTCTCCTGCTTCAGCTGCATCAGATCATGGAGCTGAGCTGGAATCCGGAATCAGAGAAAATGAGACCAGAATAAGAACGAGACAAATGTTTGAGAAAGAAAATTATGGATTACTGTCGTTACCTTCGTAGATCTCCTGCTCATTAGTGACCCTCTGAAACGTCTCGTCCCAGACCTGCGAGGAAAAGATGATCTCATTAAATAATAACGCTACAAGAACCAGAACAATCGCCACGATAAAATATTGGTTTCTGCTAACTACTGATGCGCTCACATTTGTGCATGTCATAAATACCatgttgacatttctacaaagcCTGTTAACCACGTTCACTCTTTCATGTTGGGTGCTGGAGGGGATGCTAATGGAGTTACGGGCAAGAAGGCTGACAAAAACCAATGACCACAGttcaaaactgtgtttcaacatttgtaaatattaaactgCTAGATTTTTTAAGGAGAACTCAGAACATTTTCCTGCCATGTTTCTGGCGACCACAAaaggtattttaaaccaaaaaatatatatgatacCATGTGATCTGCTTGGATTCCTCGCAGTCTAAATGGCTGAAATCCAGCTTGTTAAGTCTGCAGCTAGAGTTGCTGACTGAGGCCAAatgtgaaaacttttttttatcagaaccTTCCTGTCAGAGGCAGGTACACACTAAATGTCAAACCATCAAGGTAGTATCATTTGACACACCTCTTCAAACATGACTCTCATAGTTTCCACGGTGGAGTATTGAGCGGCTATCTGGCTGTCGATGTGCAGCGACCTGTCCAGGATCTCTCCCATTTTATCTGTGTTGATGATGGAGTGGTGCTTGGTCAGATCTCGGTGCAGCTCCTGGACCTGGTCCTTCAGATTCTGAATCTCTGTCTGGAAagactacaaacacacacacacacacgcatatacaGATACAACACGAGGAGCTGTTGGATGTCTTTAAAACAGCGGCAATTTGACGGGTTTGCAGATGCCAGGTGAAGCGCATCTGAGCGTGAAAACCTTGCTGCCTACCAGACAGGTCGAGGAGGAATTCTCAGAGGAAATCACGCAGCTGAGCTGTCTTTACATTGTTTGAGGATCAGAGGTGGTGTCAGCTCCACAGAGTTCGACATGAACTGAGCTCAGCGCCTCTTTATCACACATACTGAAACTGCTTCTCTGTGTGCTCGTGTGGCATCATTCCAATGCAAAATAGCCATAAAGTGGCAAAAAGCTGAAGAGTGCTGGAGGTAATTGTTTGAAGGAAATACAAAGATACAACTATGGCTCAGAAATTTCTCCTCAATGTGTGTGAATTAAGTTTGGAAGTTCACACAAAGTATGTATGAAACAGAGACTGTAAATCAAAATGGTGACGAAATCTGTTTAGGcatgttttgattaaaaaaacatccagtaaGAATTCTAATTTGTCCAGTAGGTTGTTTAGTCAGACATCACGACTGCCTGTTAGCATCGTCACTGTGAGAATGCTAGCACGCGGATGTTAGCTCAGGTTGTGGTTTGTCCGAGACTGTCCCGGTTTCAAgcttgtttattttatgttaaaCCCTAAAATGTGGACATTCACGTCCAAATTGTTCCTGTTTTTACCtcgattaaaataaaaaagactattttacgtattttctgtgtttatatgGACTTATGTGATGTTCTGTCTCAGTCATTATGACCTAACCcatttcagaaatataaacaatgCACCACCTGTCTGAAAACAACGCTGATTTGTCTGTGAATCAGTCAGTGTGTTATTGTCAAAGCTGTCACTGGCCTATGAGTCCTGGGGAAACTGATATGCTATGTGGCTCTTtcttatatgtatatatatatatttttttcaaatgtttgccTTTGCATGGCTTTATTTGATAGTATAACTGAAGAGAGATGGGACATGGGGTAGTAGAGAGTGTTTGGGTAATAGACAGAACTACAGAACCTTTCAGtatgctaacagttagctgcTAACGGTGTTGAGAGGCATGTTCCGTAGGTGTGCCAGCtcaaaataattgtaataataattgttGGGTTAATAAttgtaaccctaacccctaaccctaaccctccacTTATTTATGTggtgcaactgtgtgtgtgcaacagaCCTGCTAACATCACCGGAGACTCTGCTAAGTCTTGTTTAAAAGTTGTTCTGTTGAACTATAAATCTACATCATTAGTCACTCACCCTGTAGGTGTTCTCATAGTTGCGGCAGTGCTCGGTGAACGGTGTTTCCGCCCCCTCAGCCAGGAGGACCTTGGTGCAGATGTTGCGGTGACAGGTGGGCCTTCGCCCGAACACTGAGCCCTGAGGCATCTCGCTGAGAGACGGGGAGCGGCAGCACACGGAGAGGGGCGACTGGTGCCTGTGGCGACGAGAGAAAAGAAGTCACTGCCTTTTGTCTCTCGTTAATAACTGAGCCTAATGAAATCATTCTCCAACAAAACTGAATGTCCAGATAACACCTGCCGCCTGAACCACGGGGGGATTGAAGCCTCATATGAGATAAACTGAGAATAATGCTGATCCATAACAGCCAGCTCTGCACTGTCTGTGTAGATATTATAATGTAGTACGTGTGCAGCATGTTCAAAACTCCCAGAACCCGATGCAATATTCTCAgaattttaaatctgttttttttcccaccagcTTCTCGCTGACAGAGCGCTCTGTCATTGTAATCAGCTGGGAATCGTGGGCTTAGTTTATGCATAACATCCCCATTATTAGAACCTCGTCACTACTTTTACGTTGTAATCCATTAAGGTATTAACTGCTTTGCATACTTTCACTATTCTTTATTCAATCTAGAAGTCCATATTCCTGCTTTCACagtcattttattgtgttttgtgttgttttgtgagcTCCTAAACCAGTGAACTGGTTCTCCACACATGAGCGTCTGGTTCAGTCTCAGCACAGCCACTTGTGCTGCTCCAGTGGAGGTAAGTGCTCCACTCAAGCGCACCTCGATGGTAGTTTCCATCTCTCTGTTAGAGTGTGAGTAAGGAGGTCAAATGTTGGCACAAATCTTTCTTTCAAATAAAATGGACACTTAGAGGCTTTCACCCGCCCGACGTTTATCTCCCTCAGTTTCTTTTTGAACACAACTTTTCTGGAAAATGTTGGACAAAGCTGCAGCTCCTGGCAGTCTGACTTCATCTCCACCGTAAATTTTTAAAGGTTGACCGTAAGAAGTCAGAAAAAAGTAGACTAGACTATTGACTTTAAGTTGTGCGAGCTAAATCGTTTTAGCAACTTAAAATTATGAGTCGACTTGgtaattttaaggtaaaaacactttttgaagtaaaacaattttaaagatttaaagtttttgtttcatttttatatgTAACCACATGAGGCTTTTTGAGAGAAACTAATTATTACGAACAAACACATGTGAGTTTATTCGGCTGCtcttaaatttgtttttttcctgcgtatgtttcttttctttcctccgcTCTCTCTTGACATCTTGATCTCAACGAGATGTGCCTGACGTGATTCAGCACACTTGCTGTCACTCCAAACACTCACATCTCCTCACCAACACCTTCAGCCAGCGTGTGACGGTATGTATGTACAGCACATAGCCACATGACAagataaacatacatttatctGGGCTCTGGGGGGAACCGCAGTCTTGGCTTCATGCCTCGCACAGCATAACTGCCCTGAAGCCGTTCTCCACTTGCCTGTGTGCGACTACATCGACCTCACGTTTTCATACGAACGTGGTCCTGTGGGGATCCACGCTGCATCCCAACACAGCCAATTAACAGAAAACAACCAGCGCTAAAGTACTTCTAAACAACATGGCTGCACAACTTCACTTCTGTTCTGTGAAATTATGGTTAACGAACTTCCGGCCAGCTGGCCGTCCACCAATTCTTGCTCGATTTGTGGCTAACAAGTGGGGGAAGGAGCTTTCAGACAGCAATTGAGGATTTAtcagacacaacaacagatcCAGTCGCTCCGAGTAGCAGACTGCACCATGTGGGCTGCATTCTGAACTACCATACGGTGAGTCAAAGCCCATTTCCTCCCCCGTCTGTGAACTGAAGGATCCAGTGGACTTTTACAAATTGTGGAGTCGAGCACCTTGTGTAACGACGGTGTCCGAGGCATCAGCAGAAAGTCAGTAAAGGGAGCAGAAAGCCAGCGTATAACTGATCCCTGACAATTCAGCCTGAAGAACACACTCAACTAAAAGTAAATCAACTGTAGGTTCACACTGCACTTATGTTGTCATGACATTCTATGCAAGACAGTAAACTGCAATGAgttgaaataaaatacagataaatTTACCTGGAGTCTGGTCGGCTCTTACTCCTGCCTTCTGGCCCAGAGTTGATGCAACAGAGGACGTGTCTACAACATgaacccctctctctctctgccacacACATGTCATCCTCGGCACACCCGGCTTTCTGTCCTCCCGTCACCAAACGCCAATTAAAGACCGTGCCCGTGCTAAAGCTGTGACATCAGCGGCCTGGAACAAAGCGGCCCGACCTACCGCTCCCGCATGCCAACTTCCAGATGAATCCTGGAGAGTTCTGTGAAATTACGATAAAAATAGTGCCAGCCGGCCGACCACCAATCCCTGCCCACTTTGCATCTTGCACTGGCAGGAGCGCTGAGCAAGTTTGGAAAAGAGAGTTGTCAGTATGTTGGCATTAGTGGGTGGGCTTAAGGACCTGTGAACAGTTGGGAGACTCTGATGTGGAAACAAATCGGTCAGGACGAAACTCTTTGTACCGAGCAGCAACGGGTGCTTAGATAAAGGTTGTGTTTACGGCTGGTCGATGTAGTTCTCAAAGACTATACGGCAAACACATTAAATGTTGCACTCGTTACTCATCATGTTATCTGCTGTGTTCCTGGCCCGGGCCACAACAAAAGCAGAGCTTTCTAAAAACAGGATCGACAGCCTCCTTCCCAGCCCCTCATGCGACAAGGTGAGTTACGTAAACATATCAGTGCTCGGAGCTCACAGTGCGGACAGAATAACTGCCATAGTGCGACTCAGCTCGGCGCCTCCTTTCCTCGTACTGCAGTCATCGCTGTCTGCCATCTGTACTCGCAAACCATTTGGGGATTTTGAGTTTGGATCCTTTGCAAGTGTGAAATTTTCTGcccagacttttttttctttttccttttttgattCGTTGGGAAGAATCCGAATAATGGCATGGCGATGTTCGGGCGGTGAACGGcgatgtaaaaataaaacttttaaacatTCAGAGAGATGATCTCACCTCGTTGCGACGCTCGAACCGGAAACAGACGGCGGGCAGCGCGGGCCGAGCAGCAGTAAGGGCTCCAGACAGCGAGCGAACTCACTCCTGTAGTCGGTGTTGATCTGATGGAGGAAAGTCACTTACTGTCAGTCGTGTCATCGTATGAAAAACAGGTTCAATAATGTGCTTGTGTCTGCTGTCTTATTCTTATTGTTTcaatgacaaacagaaaaaaaaggcactttAAACGAgaaaagatagagagagagaaaaaaagtgagtTTCATTTTTTGAAACAGTCATTTTTGTAAATACATTCAGGCAAAATGAGGCATCAAGAAAAATGGGAAAACGACTGTTTTgactagtttttaagtgtctggTTGGAGCACGAGTGCTattgaaatataaatatgatgTGAAAATGGAACATTTGCAGAAGGTCGTACTTTTCTCTTTGAAGGGCTCAGAAATCACTTGATGTGATATTCTAATTGAatttaatatttgtgtttttctgtcggGTTTTTCGCTTTGCACTGTAGAATCTGAGCGTCTATGTTGGAGACTATTACAGGTGGAGGGAGAGTCTGTAACCACAGGTGTAACGACAAGCGCACAAAAAGAACAACTGCACTCAATGACACGTGAAAAGGCAACGAGATGGACGCAACTTCTGCTGGATTACTCACAGCACATTATCACGTGTGTGTTATGAACCTTGtattgaatatttcattttttaatatcatgGTTAGTGTGAATATCATGATACCACAAAACCCCTGATGGgaacataaaaatataataacaaACAGCCTTTAATATTGtcatcatttaaaacaaaaagaacaccACTATTCCACGGTTACATTTATAATATTCTATGAGTTAATGGATAGTGAAAAAGGGATGAGAATACAGAAGTGTTTAAGATTTTATGCTCCTTTTTCAATATCTAATAACTaatttgtgaaaatgtaaattcactgagtttgtttgttttacgttcatttcattttatttcattttattcttgttttgtttgagaaTGAGAGTTTTCTCTTATTTTACAtgctcaacattttttttttatattaatcaAGTTTCAGCTTTTTATGAGCATATTCTAACTAGATCTGCCACATTTTTGTCGTTTGCtgcaaaactgaaaataaagcCAAACTAAATGAGCAGAGAAACAtcaacaaaacttaaaaaagaTTTGCTGTACATTATTTGTTTGGCCTTCAGGTCACAATGTTCTATAATATGTTTTGTGTCCTTAAATTTAAGCTACATCCTCCTGTATATGCTCTAGATGTTGTTTCGTCTCCTTTCTGCATATATTGTGTCCTGTAATGTCAAACACCACCCTGCAGGAACACGTTTACATCATATTACCGTTAACTAATATGTGACCTCTCTTAATAAAGCTCTTTATTAGACGGCACTGAACTCCACTTTCTCACAAGAGAAATTAGTTCTGGGCTTCAGGGGCCACCGGAGAGAAACCGGCGGAACAGCACTGGGAACAAGTGAGACCACTCGTCGGTACTGCGGTGGATTACATTCTCACTGTAACCTTTTCCAGCTCTGCATGAAGGCTGCTTCTACTCACTTTGCTGCTCTGCACCGGCCTCAGTCGATGAGGGAGCTTCACAATCCTCTTCAGCCTCTCCATGAGTTGCTGTGTAAGCAAGAACATCCGGGCTGTGATTCAGTGACCTGCTTTCACCTCGCTGAGACATTATGGACAGGCTCCGTCGAAAAGGCCAACGCAGTTCAGCTAACACTGTTAACTTAGTTCTTGCCAAGAAAACTTCTGCAGAGCAAACTTTGTTCTTAGCGAGAGGGCAGGGTGCCGTTACAATCACTGATTAAGTGTCAGTCGGTACATCACACACATGAATCATCCGTTTATCTCCGTTTTGTCTGTTAATGTCTTCTCTGATCCCTCGCTctttcttacacacacatgTCGTATTATCCCAAAAATACAGGACTCAAACACTTCAGAGTTTACGAGGCTGTACTCACGTAGCCCATGTCCAAAAACTCAAACTTGTTGGCTGAGCTGAGGAAGGCCGAACAGGTGACGAGGTGTACCTAAAAGCATCAGAGATTAAAAGGTCAGATTTCAAACAAAGCGGCGCGGAACATGAGACACCGACAGACGGAAATTGAGATTAAATGGTATTAGAAACATCCCACAACTAACAGCCAAGTCCTTTGTAGTGTATTCACAAACGTGCAGAATTACAGGCTGAGGTAGAAAGTGGTTTTACTCTAGcgtttttattttgtgctaaATTATACCTCATTTTATAGACAgtaatgtactttttactccactacgtCTGTCAGATTAGGTACTTCAGATAAAGAAtctgtataaaaaaacacacattaaccTCAGATAACACAATTCAAGGGTTCAGATTAAAGCAGCTGTTCCCAACATTACTGgctaattgttttgtttttagatgtCTGGAGAGTTGGTCACAgtttttttcacctttatttattattatttatcatttattttattatttcacctttaaactAAAACGTGTCTTAAAACTACCAGatcattgttttatatttttgctgAATTGGTTACTTTCGCAAATGTTTCCAACCGGAGAAATCTGAATTTTTTATTCAAGGTAACGGTGTGTTTGGCCAAAGACTAAATTCCTAACTGCAcataaagtagttaaaattaACTTACATAGACAttgtttgtatatttatttatctcagTTACATTTGACTAATACTTTACAGGATACTGTAAAGAGGCGCTAGTTAACAATTTGTAGCTATTTATATCTactaatcacttttttattggccacatGTAACGTGACGTGATAAATTAGACCTTACTCATCTGTCCTTGGTTCCACAGAGCctctttaagtacattttatgTTGAtaatacttttgtacttttactaaAGAGTCGTCCTGAATGAAGGTGTTTTGCTTCAATAAAGGATCTGTGTATTTCCTGAAGGTATTATGAGCAGAGTATGTCagcagaggtgttttttttctcgctgGTTATTGTGATTTATTATCAGGTCTTTACTTCACTCTACCTGGAGGGTTGGCAGGAGGGCGGTAAGGTGTGAGAGCTGCTCCTTCAGcgctttctccttctcctcgtgttgactgcaaacacacacacacacacgggcaaacacacaaacatgtaacGCTACGCTTTTCGCATCCCCGCATGCCGAAATACTCAGAGGATTCAGCTCGGGGAGGTGCAACCACAAACAACATACTCCATATTTCCAGAAGCTAATCTATCTGTCTTCTGTGTttgtaacaaacacacagacgcagGTCCGGACACACAAAGCCCCGACATAAATAGCCTTTAACACCCTTCCGGGAACCCAGCCGCTGGACGGCTtccaggcagagagagagggagagagatggagggagagagagagatggagggagagagatggaggacagTGGGCACCAAAAAATCTCATTAAAGATCCCCACAGAGTGCAACTCGATACACTCAGTCACATGCACAGAATTGTTCTCATTCAATCACGAAAACGCACACATGGAGAGCACACTTACAACACCAACGGTCATACAGAGCGCTCGCTGTTTTGGAAATGGTAGTTTCGCAGGTTCACAGAAAAAGCAGAGGCCGagctaaaacacattttatttctgtttatgttCAAGTGCCATATATTAGTCATTAATCTTcagtaaaaatgtaattgatGTGCAATAATTTGATTATGGAGACTAATTAGCTGCAGACCTTGGATGGCATTAAATCAAACTTTAATGATTGCTGAGGGGATGTAATATTTTTAATCATTCAGGATTCTTGTGAGTTAATGCTGAATTAATGGTTATCCTGGTTTTTGCAAAGTAAcctcttacatttttttttttttaatcactttacTGTCTTGTTTCTGCACAACCGAGCAGCCACTAAAGTATCCGGGCAGGCCGCCACTAGAGCTGCACAGAATAATC
It includes:
- the rnf207a gene encoding RING finger protein 207 isoform X1; translated protein: MAGGIFTNLDNLFNLDCSNVHPLVCHLCHEQYQTPCLLDCYHIFCARCLSGRTNDSRLSCPLCGVPSVVKGNSTLPPEDRLLKFLVDNNGEAEETVQCANCDQESNNKDTGVMYFCNTCSQPLCAACRELTHKARMFSHHEIVSLAKRTKAKHRNCSLHEEPYILFSTENQSMLCIKCFRDMQVESRTHCIDIETAYMQGCEMLDQAVLVVKELQTSAREAIVLLRAMIGEVCLNVEEEESAICTLFNSLQEKLAERKKILLKAAQSQHEEKEKALKEQLSHLTALLPTLQVHLVTCSAFLSSANKFEFLDMGYQLMERLKRIVKLPHRLRPVQSSKINTDYRSEFARCLEPLLLLGPRCPPSVSGSSVATRHQSPLSVCCRSPSLSEMPQGSVFGRRPTCHRNICTKVLLAEGAETPFTEHCRNYENTYRSFQTEIQNLKDQVQELHRDLTKHHSIINTDKMGEILDRSLHIDSQIAAQYSTVETMRVMFEEVWDETFQRVTNEQEIYEAQLHDLMQLKQENSYLTTIARQISPYILSIAKVKERLEPRFQEPKEHKDDRTETMLKIYEDSTIAKDTQDSNNQPCVTDQDRDKNNRPLILDSGESSVRTGRPGRQRVPTDTTSSHNEMPS
- the rnf207a gene encoding RING finger protein 207 isoform X2, which codes for MAGGIFTNLDNLFNLDCSNVHPLVCHLCHEQYQTPCLLDCYHIFCARCLSGRTNDSRLSCPLCGVPSVVKGNSTLPPEDRLLKFLVDNNGEAEETVQCANCDQESNNKDTGVMYFCNTCSQPLCAACRELTHKARMFSHHEIVSLAKRTKAKHRNCSLHEEPYILFSTENQSMLCIKCFRDMQVESRTHCIDIETAYMQGCEMLDQAVLVVKELQTSAREAIVLLRAMIGEVCLNVEEEESAICTLFNSLQEKLAERKKILLKAAQSQHEEKEKALKEQLSHLTALLPTLQVHLVTCSAFLSSANKFEFLDMGYQLMERLKRIVKLPHRLRPVQSSKINTDYRSEFARCLEPLLLLGPRCPPSVSGSSVATRHQSPLSVCCRSPSLSEMPQGSVFGRRPTCHRNICTKVLLAEGAETPFTEHCRNYENTYRSFQTEIQNLKDQVQELHRDLTKHHSIINTDKMGEILDRSLHIDSQIAAQYSTVETMRVMFEEVWDETFQRVTNEQEIYEAQLHDLMQLKQENSYLTTIARQISPYILSIAKVKERLEPSNNQPCVTDQDRDKNNRPLILDSGESSVRTGRPGRQRVPTDTTSSHNEMPS